A single Cyclopterus lumpus isolate fCycLum1 chromosome 3, fCycLum1.pri, whole genome shotgun sequence DNA region contains:
- the LOC117747399 gene encoding low choriolytic enzyme-like isoform X1, whose amino-acid sequence MDLENYFHSCTDKREKQKAPLCCTHPWTHLCESQCFSDSECSLHGDKAMLVFSWSLVSLLLVSSSWAEEDVAAIEEDTSRELSVGELLERANRDRNPDLDQPVLIQGDIAIKSEADRNADPCTARSCLWRKWTDGKVYIPYYIANHYSSREQSIITRGLESFSTVSCIHFRPYQNGDNEWLSIESRDGCYSFVGRQGGAQTVSLSRQGCLYHGTVQHELLHALGFNHEQTRSDRDNHIRVQWENIIDGMEYNFDKIATLNQGTSYDYSSVMQYEKYAFSKNNRPTMVPIPNSNVSFGQATQMSRNDIDRLNRLYKC is encoded by the exons ATGGACCTTGAG AACTATTTCCACAGCTGCACagataaaagagaaaagcaaaagGCCCCACTGTGCTGCACCCACCCATGGACACACCTGTGTGAGTCGCAGTGCTTCTCAGACTCAGAATGTTCCCTTCACGGTGATAAAG CCATGTTGGTGTTCTCTTGGTCTCTCGTGAGCCTGCTGTTGGTGTCCTCTTCCTGGGCCGAG GAAG ATGTGGCTGCCATTGAGGAGGACACATCCAGGGAGCTTTCTGTTGGTGAGCTGCTGGAGCGAGCCAACAGAGACCGCA ACCCCGACTTGGACCAGCCCGTCCTGATCCAAGGCGACATCGCCATCAAGTCTGAGGCCGACAGAAACGCCGACCCCTGCACCGCCAGGAGCTGCCTGTGGAGAAAGTGGACCGATGGGAAGGTCTACATCCCCTATTACATCGCCAACCACTACT CCTCTCGAGAGCAGTCCATCATCACTCGTGGACTGGAGTCTTTCTCCACGGTTTCCTGCATTCATTTTAGACCCTACCAGAATGGAGACAACGAGTGGCTGAGCATCGAGTCCAGGGACGG CTGCTATTCCTTCGTGGGTCGCCAGGGCGGTGCTCAGACTGTGTCTCTGAGCCGCCAGGGTTGCCTGTACCACGGCACCGTCCAGCACGAGCTGCTCCACGCCCTGGGCTTCAACCACGAGCAGACCCGCTCCGACAGGGACAACCACATCCGGGTGCAGTGGGAGAACATCATCGACG GCATGGAGTACAACTTCGATAAGATTGCCACCCTGAACCAGGGAACTTCTTATGACTACAGCTCTGTCATGCAATATGAGAA GTACGCCTTCTCCAAGAACAACCGTCCCACCATGGTGCCCATTCCCAACAGCAATGTGTCCTTCGGCCAGGCCACCCAAATGAGCAGAAATGACATCGATAGGCTGAACAGGCTGTACAAGTGCT AA
- the LOC117747435 gene encoding low choriolytic enzyme-like: MARMSVFRFSAVALLLLSACCWADNEAEDVAEEDSAELSVSELLERANRNLIRSADDPILIGGDIAIDSEAERNADPCTSRGCKWGKFTDGKVYIPYYLTNHFSSREKAIITRGLESFSSFSCIRFRPSRSSDRDWLSIESQNGCYSFVGRRGGKQVVSLARSGCLYHGTIQHELLHALGFNHEQTRSDRDNHIRVMLQNVQSGMEHNFRKIATLNQGTPYDYGSVMQYHKYAFSKNNQPTMVPIPNSNVNFGNAKEMSRTDIARLNTLYGC, encoded by the exons ATGGCTCGCATGTCTGTGTTCAGGTTCTCCGCtgtggctctgctgctgctgtccgcCTGCTGTTGGGCCGACAATGAG GCAGAGGACGTTGCAGAGGAGGACTCCGCGGAGCTTTCTGTCTCTGAGCTGCTGGAGAGAGCCAACAGGAATCTGA TCCGCTCCGCCGATGACCCCATCCTGATCGGAGGAGACATCGCCATCGACAGCGAGGCCGAGAGAAACGCCGACCCCTGCACCAGCCGAGGCTGCAAGTGGGGAAAGTTCACTGACGGGAAGGTCTACATTCCTTATTACCTCACCAACCACTTCT CCTCCAGAGAGAAGGCCATCATCACCCGTGGATTGGagtccttctcttccttctcctgcaTCCGCTTTAGGCCCAGCAGAAGCAGCGACCGCGACTGGCTGAGCATCGAGTCCCAGAACGG CTGCTACTCCTTCGTCGGCCGTCGTGGAGGGAAGCAGGTGGTGTCTCTGGCCCGTAGCGGATGCCTCTACCACGGCACCATCCAACACGAGCTGCTCCACGCTCTGGGCTTCAACCACGAACAGACCCGCTCCGACAGGGACAACCACATCAGAGTCATGCTGCAGAACGTTCAGTCTG GAATGGAGCACAACTTCAGGAAGATCGCCACCCTCAACCAGGGCACTCCCTACGATTACGGCTCTGTCATGCAGTACCACAA ATACGCCTTCTCCAAGAACAACCAGCCCACCATGGTCCCCATCCCCAACTCCAACGTGAACTTTGGCAACGCCAAGGAGATGAGCCGCACCGACATCGCCAGGCTCAACACGCTCTACGGCTGCT AA
- the LOC117747423 gene encoding low choriolytic enzyme-like — MILQAAALCVLFCSVHSFTIQGPFEKSEEYSGNTVEDDEFSVSTLLEKANINVGKNFDDPLVMFGDIAVPTGLQNADPCTIRGCLWPKATDGNVYVPYRISRDYSQTERDTIIQGLRSFADSTCIRFTPYNRQVDFVDIQSRSGCFSFIGRRGRGQVVSLSRRGCVFRQIIQHELLHALGFNHEQTRSDRDQHVRILLENVIPGMESNFRRIQTRNLGTPYDYNSVMHYGRFAFTRNRRPTIVPIPDGNVAIGRATQMSPTDILRVNRLYRCNSTASRPDLKPVQRKHFL; from the exons ATGATCCTCCAGGCGGCTGCactctgtgtcctcttctgCTCCGTACACAGTTTCACCATACAG GGTCCTTTTGAAAAGAGTGAGGAGTACTCTG GCAACACCGTTGAGGATGACGAGTTCAGCGTCTCCACGCTGTTAGAGAAGGCCAATATTAATGTTG GAAAGAACTTCGATGACCCTCTGGTGATGTTTGGTGACATTGCAGTGCCAACAGGTCTACAGAACGCTGATCCCTGCACAATACGAGGTTGCCTGTGGCCCAAAGCCACCGATGGCAACGTCTACGTACCCTACCGCATCTCCAGGGACTACA GCCAAACAGAGAGAGATACCATCATCCAAGGTCTACGTTCCTTTGCTGATTCCACCTGCATCCGCTTCACCCCCTACAACAGACAGGTGGACTTTGTGGACATCCAGTCACGCTCCGG GTGTTTCTCGTTTATCGGGCGTCGGGGGCGAGGCCAGGTTGTGTCTTTGAGTCGCCGCGGTTGTGTTTTCCGGCAAATCATCCAACACGAGCTGCTGCACGCCCTGGGCTTCAATCATGAGCAGACCCGGTCCGACAGGGACCAGCATGTTCGCATCTTGCTGGAGAACGTTATTCCTG GTATGGAGAGCAACTTCAGGAGGATCCAAACAAGGAACCTCGGCACTCCCTACGACTACAACTCTGTCATGCACTATGGAAG GTTCGCCTTCACTAGGAACAGGAGGCCGACCATCGTTCCCATCCCCGACGGCAATGTCGCCATCGGCAGAGCCACCCAGATGAGTCCCACGGACATCCTTCGGGTGAACCGCCTCTATCGCTGCA ATTCGACTGCTTCCAGGCCTGACCTGAAACCTGTGCAAAGAAAGCATTTCCTCTAG
- the LOC117747399 gene encoding low choriolytic enzyme-like isoform X2: MLVFSWSLVSLLLVSSSWAEEDVAAIEEDTSRELSVGELLERANRDRNPDLDQPVLIQGDIAIKSEADRNADPCTARSCLWRKWTDGKVYIPYYIANHYSSREQSIITRGLESFSTVSCIHFRPYQNGDNEWLSIESRDGCYSFVGRQGGAQTVSLSRQGCLYHGTVQHELLHALGFNHEQTRSDRDNHIRVQWENIIDGMEYNFDKIATLNQGTSYDYSSVMQYEKYAFSKNNRPTMVPIPNSNVSFGQATQMSRNDIDRLNRLYKC, encoded by the exons ATGTTGGTGTTCTCTTGGTCTCTCGTGAGCCTGCTGTTGGTGTCCTCTTCCTGGGCCGAG GAAG ATGTGGCTGCCATTGAGGAGGACACATCCAGGGAGCTTTCTGTTGGTGAGCTGCTGGAGCGAGCCAACAGAGACCGCA ACCCCGACTTGGACCAGCCCGTCCTGATCCAAGGCGACATCGCCATCAAGTCTGAGGCCGACAGAAACGCCGACCCCTGCACCGCCAGGAGCTGCCTGTGGAGAAAGTGGACCGATGGGAAGGTCTACATCCCCTATTACATCGCCAACCACTACT CCTCTCGAGAGCAGTCCATCATCACTCGTGGACTGGAGTCTTTCTCCACGGTTTCCTGCATTCATTTTAGACCCTACCAGAATGGAGACAACGAGTGGCTGAGCATCGAGTCCAGGGACGG CTGCTATTCCTTCGTGGGTCGCCAGGGCGGTGCTCAGACTGTGTCTCTGAGCCGCCAGGGTTGCCTGTACCACGGCACCGTCCAGCACGAGCTGCTCCACGCCCTGGGCTTCAACCACGAGCAGACCCGCTCCGACAGGGACAACCACATCCGGGTGCAGTGGGAGAACATCATCGACG GCATGGAGTACAACTTCGATAAGATTGCCACCCTGAACCAGGGAACTTCTTATGACTACAGCTCTGTCATGCAATATGAGAA GTACGCCTTCTCCAAGAACAACCGTCCCACCATGGTGCCCATTCCCAACAGCAATGTGTCCTTCGGCCAGGCCACCCAAATGAGCAGAAATGACATCGATAGGCTGAACAGGCTGTACAAGTGCT AA
- the fadd gene encoding FAS-associated death domain protein: MSSLQFSSVLLDISNQLAQKQLEDMKFLCRDFVGKRALENITSGIQLFQVLTEQGRLGADKTEFLSKLLKDIHRSDLSDKLDNFESGAGVSDGQPDAAERAKLDIATDVIAENLGRTWRKLGRTLGVTDVKLESISRRHTDLEETARELLKEWRKSRGAKARASDLVAALRACKLNLTADKVEDSLPTP; this comes from the exons ATGAGCTCCTTACAGTTCAGCAGCGTGTTACTGGACATCTCGAACCAGCTGGCCCAGAAGCAGCTAGAGGATATGAAGTTCCTGTGCCGAGACTTTGTCGGGAAACGGGCGCTGGAGAACATCACTAGCGGGATTCAGCTGTTCCAGGTGCTGACGGAGCAAGGCCGACTGGGCGCCGACAAGACCGAGTTCCTGTCCAAGCTCCTCAAAGACATTCACCGGAGCGACCTCTCGGACAAATTGGACAACTTCGAGAGTGGGGCCGGAGTCAGCGACGGCCAGCCGGACGCGGCGGAGAGAG CCAAACTGGACATCGCCACCGACGTGATCGCAGAGAACCTGGGGAGGACCTGGCGCAAGTTGGGCCGCACTCTGGGTGTGACTGATGTCAAGCTAGAGTCCATCTCCAGGAGGCACACAGATCTAGAGGAGACGGCCAGGGAGCTGCTGAAAGAGTGGAGGAAGAGCCGGGGAGCCAAGGCCCGAGCGTCAGATCTGGTGGCGGCCCTGAGAGCCTGCAAGCTCAACCTGACTGCCGACAAGGTGGAGGACAGTCTTCCAACCCCCTGA